One part of the Deinococcus betulae genome encodes these proteins:
- a CDS encoding competence protein CoiA family protein: protein MISALLIRDGHDPKPLDMPTLRQKRTRDEILAQTWQCKFCAKPMTPRMGAIRAWYFAHKREASECPFEAESEKESPQHQALKRAAGEALRRHFGQQVASLEYEVRFAHLGRIADALITLTDGTRVAVEAQLSPLTLHQLQARTDSYLHDEIEVVWVFQEQDHGGLKVGGLWDTCRQWLLDEGHLVLTARATVTQTSVPLPQLPG from the coding sequence GTGATTTCTGCCCTGCTGATCCGAGACGGCCATGACCCCAAGCCGCTGGATATGCCCACCCTCCGCCAGAAACGAACCCGGGACGAGATCCTGGCGCAGACGTGGCAGTGCAAGTTCTGCGCCAAACCGATGACCCCCCGCATGGGCGCGATCCGGGCCTGGTACTTCGCCCACAAGCGTGAAGCGAGCGAGTGTCCATTCGAAGCGGAGAGCGAGAAGGAAAGTCCCCAGCATCAGGCGCTCAAACGCGCCGCCGGTGAAGCCCTCCGGCGTCACTTTGGGCAGCAGGTGGCCTCACTGGAATACGAGGTGCGTTTTGCCCACCTCGGCCGCATTGCCGACGCCCTGATCACCCTGACGGACGGCACGCGCGTGGCGGTGGAAGCCCAACTCAGTCCCCTGACCCTGCACCAACTGCAGGCCCGCACCGACAGCTACCTGCACGACGAGATTGAAGTGGTCTGGGTGTTCCAGGAGCAGGACCATGGCGGCCTCAAGGTGGGCGGTCTCTGGGACACCTGCCGGCAGTGGCTGCTGGATGAAGGCCACCTCGTGCTGACGGCCCGCGCCACGGTCACGCAGACCTCCGTCCCCCTTCCTCAATTGCCTGGGTGA
- a CDS encoding PadR family transcriptional regulator, with product MGKFRMSLTILRILGVLYADPHREHYGLEIARAANVSNGALYPALERLTRAGYLTSALEDIDEAVEGRRKRRYYQLTSEGRALAEAELKDAPRLPGRLVLG from the coding sequence ATGGGTAAATTCAGAATGTCCCTGACCATCCTCCGGATCCTGGGGGTGCTGTACGCCGACCCCCACCGCGAGCATTACGGCCTGGAAATCGCCCGCGCGGCCAACGTCAGCAACGGGGCGCTCTACCCGGCCCTTGAGCGACTCACCCGGGCCGGCTATCTCACCAGTGCCCTCGAAGACATCGATGAAGCCGTCGAGGGCCGCCGCAAACGCCGGTACTACCAGCTGACCTCAGAAGGTCGGGCGCTCGCCGAAGCCGAACTCAAAGACGCCCCCCGACTGCCCGGCCGCCTCGTTCTGGGCTGA
- a CDS encoding helix-turn-helix domain-containing protein has protein sequence MKWSDIETTLKAAIREKRGAQSEIARRLGIKPGSVANYVSGSNSIPTPHLDTILTVMGMTLHLGDASTVDIRNFLIQMSEQPDQQFFDSSGQGRHVYHYGETEIAGVTDLVWYSPGLWWVKLRHPKFRAHTLGTLQHTGETVLADTYHVLDGPFKGYGVAVSANLIHLWAPGLPGTPEHPAPYLN, from the coding sequence ATGAAATGGTCTGACATTGAAACCACCCTGAAGGCTGCCATCCGAGAGAAACGGGGGGCACAAAGCGAAATTGCGCGCCGCCTTGGCATCAAGCCTGGGAGTGTCGCCAACTATGTGAGCGGCTCGAACAGCATCCCCACGCCCCATCTCGACACGATTCTCACCGTCATGGGCATGACCCTCCACTTGGGCGACGCCTCCACGGTTGATATCCGCAATTTCCTGATTCAAATGAGCGAACAGCCTGACCAGCAGTTCTTCGATTCCAGCGGACAGGGCCGCCATGTCTATCACTATGGCGAAACCGAAATTGCGGGCGTCACCGACCTGGTGTGGTACAGCCCAGGGCTCTGGTGGGTCAAACTGCGCCACCCGAAATTTCGTGCTCACACGCTTGGCACCCTGCAACATACCGGTGAAACCGTCCTCGCAGACACCTATCACGTGCTTGACGGACCGTTCAAAGGGTACGGGGTGGCTGTCTCCGCCAATCTGATTCACCTGTGGGCACCAGGCTTGCCCGGCACGCCCGAACATCCGGCCCCTTACCTCAACTGA
- a CDS encoding DUF6932 family protein, whose amino-acid sequence MPPVNPIPNFDQRGLLPAGDYHVTFDQIRHFHLVQGDGSSATWDTTWRRSLVDHCEVMVRQLWAAGVTTIVLDGSFVEAKDRPSDIDGYFEYDVNGLAILVARLNAGDPERIWDWNPNRRTLDVATGKRQLPMWHRHHVELYPHVGQPSGIPNRHGHPQLFPAAFRQQRGTYEPKGVLVVVQPQGGVQ is encoded by the coding sequence ATGCCGCCGGTGAACCCCATCCCAAACTTCGACCAGCGCGGTTTGCTGCCAGCTGGCGATTACCACGTAACCTTTGACCAGATTCGGCACTTCCACCTTGTTCAGGGTGACGGTTCAAGCGCGACGTGGGACACAACCTGGCGGCGGAGTTTGGTTGATCACTGCGAGGTAATGGTGCGACAGTTGTGGGCAGCCGGGGTCACCACGATCGTGCTCGACGGCTCATTCGTTGAGGCCAAAGACCGCCCCAGCGACATCGACGGCTATTTCGAGTACGACGTGAACGGGTTGGCGATACTAGTGGCGCGACTCAACGCAGGTGATCCTGAGCGAATTTGGGACTGGAATCCGAACAGACGCACGCTGGATGTCGCCACTGGGAAACGTCAGCTGCCGATGTGGCATCGCCATCACGTGGAGTTGTACCCGCATGTCGGACAGCCTTCTGGCATTCCCAACCGCCACGGGCATCCTCAACTTTTTCCCGCCGCCTTTCGGCAACAGCGTGGCACGTACGAACCCAAAGGCGTTCTGGTCGTGGTTCAACCACAAGGAGGAGTGCAATGA
- a CDS encoding helix-turn-helix domain-containing protein, producing MIRNDTEYKRVLQQIEEGRAHFHAQRASFQEQGVPVEAADIALQATESFLLGLEEDAAAYLNAKSGHLTPLGDLKHIGRWLIHARIARGLSQRELAERLQVSEAQVSRDERNEYSKVGVDRAQAILDAMGVALRVVEDRHTTIPTAESAAYTIPFETHSVPSSEVDSELYRIAGNFRAKKNLSPEKTRQIAHALNNLLNTLAEDDSPAVRQE from the coding sequence ATGATCAGGAACGACACAGAGTACAAGCGGGTTCTGCAGCAGATTGAGGAGGGCCGGGCCCACTTCCACGCCCAGCGGGCCAGTTTTCAGGAGCAAGGCGTTCCCGTAGAAGCTGCAGACATCGCGCTTCAAGCCACCGAGAGTTTCCTCCTGGGTCTGGAAGAGGACGCGGCGGCGTATCTGAACGCCAAGAGCGGTCACCTCACCCCCCTGGGCGACCTCAAGCACATCGGGCGCTGGCTGATTCATGCTCGCATCGCCCGCGGGCTTTCACAAAGGGAGCTGGCCGAGCGCCTCCAGGTTTCCGAGGCACAAGTCTCCCGCGACGAGCGTAATGAATATTCGAAGGTGGGGGTTGACCGCGCGCAGGCAATTCTCGACGCGATGGGTGTTGCATTACGCGTTGTAGAAGATCGGCATACAACTATTCCCACTGCGGAGAGTGCCGCCTACACCATCCCATTTGAAACTCACAGCGTACCTTCCTCTGAGGTGGACAGCGAGCTGTACCGCATCGCTGGGAATTTTCGAGCCAAGAAGAACCTATCGCCTGAAAAGACACGTCAGATTGCTCACGCCCTGAATAACCTGCTCAACACGCTTGCTGAGGACGACAGTCCAGCGGTACGACAGGAGTAG
- a CDS encoding ImmA/IrrE family metallo-endopeptidase, whose product MAKTAPPFTHDHLEHLQQNADVLRAQVGAGPDGPVDAFALAAVFGARIEYLDGDVDPGDFSGMVTMHAGQPVIVLNRNMSAERRNITLLEELCHLHYRHPVEEWDDQGRQHTNVTESEAYQTGAAVLLPAIVVAKAVYKNRAAADVAREYGVSKELFEMRVKVLGLWPHYQGRKAA is encoded by the coding sequence ATGGCCAAGACCGCCCCACCCTTCACGCATGACCATCTTGAACACCTTCAGCAGAATGCCGACGTGCTGCGTGCCCAGGTGGGAGCCGGTCCAGACGGGCCAGTGGATGCTTTCGCCCTAGCGGCGGTCTTCGGTGCCCGTATCGAGTACCTGGATGGAGACGTCGACCCGGGTGATTTTTCGGGCATGGTCACCATGCACGCGGGCCAGCCCGTGATCGTACTCAACCGGAACATGTCTGCTGAGCGCCGGAATATTACCCTGCTTGAGGAGCTGTGCCACTTGCACTACCGGCATCCGGTAGAGGAATGGGACGACCAGGGGCGGCAGCACACCAACGTAACCGAGTCGGAGGCGTATCAGACTGGGGCTGCCGTGCTGCTGCCCGCCATCGTCGTGGCCAAAGCCGTATACAAGAACCGCGCCGCTGCCGACGTGGCCCGTGAGTATGGAGTAAGCAAAGAACTATTCGAGATGCGCGTCAAGGTGCTGGGTCTGTGGCCCCACTATCAGGGGAGGAAGGCCGCATGA
- a CDS encoding bis-aminopropyl spermidine synthase family protein — translation MIPAIQNSVETMLLRRWEATRPESLREFDQIPMVGTDLVESVKVAARRLADRRVVFMGDHDGVSVLIGMFASRGLVPAPKRMHLLDFDERLLDRARLIATEYGFSHLLNAELYNVFDMVPAHLIGAFDAYYTNPPYGMSNDGESVRLFMARAMEMANAPGSLGQVVLPCDPQRPWTQNAAARTTQFAEAYSWDAIEMLCERHGYHLDDDPQLRSALLTLHARGGNRLPLPWQGRDVPHQEIPYFYGRSVAPPYPRYILSDGQRVQSTQVAS, via the coding sequence ATGATACCCGCTATCCAGAATTCGGTGGAAACAATGCTTCTGAGACGTTGGGAGGCCACCCGGCCCGAATCTCTGCGTGAGTTTGACCAGATTCCCATGGTGGGAACAGACCTTGTGGAGAGTGTCAAGGTCGCGGCCCGGCGGCTGGCCGACCGGCGCGTCGTCTTCATGGGCGACCATGATGGCGTCAGTGTACTCATCGGGATGTTCGCCTCCCGTGGCCTTGTACCGGCACCTAAACGCATGCACCTGCTTGATTTCGATGAGCGCCTTCTTGATCGGGCCCGACTGATAGCGACCGAATACGGCTTTTCGCACCTGCTGAACGCCGAGTTATACAACGTTTTTGATATGGTGCCTGCCCATCTCATTGGCGCTTTTGACGCCTACTATACGAATCCACCGTACGGGATGAGCAATGACGGCGAGAGCGTGAGGTTGTTCATGGCCCGCGCCATGGAGATGGCGAATGCCCCGGGGTCGCTGGGGCAGGTCGTCTTGCCCTGCGATCCGCAGCGGCCCTGGACCCAAAACGCTGCTGCCCGCACCACGCAATTTGCCGAGGCGTACAGTTGGGACGCCATAGAAATGCTCTGTGAGCGGCACGGCTATCATCTCGACGACGATCCACAGTTACGGTCAGCGCTGCTGACGCTTCATGCGCGAGGGGGAAACCGGCTACCTCTGCCGTGGCAAGGTAGAGACGTGCCTCATCAAGAGATTCCCTATTTCTACGGCCGGTCCGTTGCGCCGCCCTATCCCCGCTACATCTTGAGCGACGGTCAGCGTGTACAGTCAACGCAGGTGGCGTCCTAG
- a CDS encoding EVE domain-containing protein, whose product MQPEPTAPATWIFQANPQQYDIAASLAAERVELWNLRQHASKVKLGDRVLVWISGRKSGIYAVGEVISAPMDQPDSTVGRRYWKSAGGHQVWPRVEVRYSQVLLDRPLYKKYLEFDAALTQLAILRQPRGTNFAVSANEWEALNSWLSS is encoded by the coding sequence GTGCAGCCGGAGCCAACAGCACCTGCCACTTGGATTTTCCAGGCCAACCCCCAGCAGTACGATATCGCCGCTTCACTGGCTGCAGAGCGGGTGGAGTTGTGGAACTTACGTCAACACGCATCGAAAGTGAAATTGGGCGACCGGGTGTTGGTGTGGATTTCAGGCCGGAAGTCCGGCATTTATGCGGTGGGCGAGGTCATCAGCGCTCCTATGGATCAACCGGATTCCACTGTGGGACGGCGTTACTGGAAGTCCGCAGGCGGGCATCAGGTCTGGCCACGCGTCGAGGTGCGCTACAGCCAAGTGCTACTCGACCGCCCGCTCTACAAGAAGTACCTGGAGTTCGATGCAGCGCTAACTCAGTTGGCGATCCTCCGTCAGCCCCGGGGCACAAACTTCGCTGTGTCAGCGAACGAGTGGGAGGCGTTGAACAGTTGGCTGTCGAGTTAG
- a CDS encoding nucleotide pyrophosphohydrolase — MDVEVLQRDLRRFSERRGWGRHHNPKSLVMALTVEVAELVEHFQWLTEDESFHPTDLEGVQEEVADVLIYLVQIADRLNIDVTEAVTQKMKRNADKYPEPMTALCADGGPYCMVEPMGK, encoded by the coding sequence ATGGATGTAGAGGTACTGCAACGGGACCTTCGCCGGTTCTCGGAGCGTCGGGGCTGGGGTCGCCACCACAACCCCAAGAGTCTGGTAATGGCCCTCACTGTAGAGGTCGCTGAATTGGTAGAGCACTTTCAGTGGCTTACGGAAGATGAGTCGTTTCACCCTACCGATCTGGAAGGTGTACAGGAAGAGGTGGCCGACGTCCTTATTTATCTGGTTCAAATTGCCGACCGGCTTAACATTGACGTTACTGAGGCCGTGACCCAGAAAATGAAACGCAACGCCGACAAGTACCCTGAACCGATGACTGCGCTGTGCGCTGACGGTGGGCCTTACTGTATGGTCGAACCGATGGGTAAATGA
- a CDS encoding glyoxalase superfamily protein — protein MHHDAPFATLWSALAKTQAQALQDELNARGLIIKRSQAIELRAQLAAQRSWNHYSAALQQGKGVVNPLLGLEERLQASLARLGLTLPPGEAQQVLAQMERAGLTVLHRALMTAQAHVALYPVTGTVLNLRTLDHQLAAVDEGEVMHDLERARPHFGELFEEPELLPLLATLCEQEGPGVLAALHTPDDVTWAYLQDERQAVLFALAQATLPEIVSERFGWSRARLRRTAPPSWPLSGSSPQATGGRFSWARLWLHGEGLEPRLAQLEARLPAGFPFGASLPTTLTPTEAHLAFWDALEGAALRARQSPPPSLNWPTTLDEGALKALHSSLAREVQAVLRGARTRFPEAAQADIRAAVAAGRPVVDLLAELDVLLEDEQWHARQRVWQQVHDLREVQVGDTLCVNGGQPFQVRAVAGVQGFTLSVMDHQGRSQAIEDRDRLERRIVAQG, from the coding sequence ATGCACCACGACGCCCCTTTCGCCACCCTCTGGTCAGCACTGGCCAAAACCCAGGCCCAAGCGCTGCAGGACGAATTGAACGCGCGCGGTCTCATCATCAAGCGTAGTCAGGCCATCGAGCTGCGCGCCCAGTTAGCGGCCCAACGCAGTTGGAACCACTACTCGGCCGCCCTTCAGCAGGGCAAAGGCGTGGTCAACCCCCTGCTGGGTCTCGAAGAGCGCCTCCAGGCGAGTCTCGCTAGGCTCGGCCTGACCCTGCCCCCAGGTGAGGCCCAGCAGGTCCTGGCCCAGATGGAGAGGGCAGGGCTGACCGTGCTTCACAGAGCCCTGATGACCGCCCAGGCTCATGTGGCCCTGTATCCCGTCACGGGCACGGTGTTGAACCTGCGGACACTGGATCATCAGCTGGCGGCCGTTGATGAGGGCGAGGTCATGCATGACCTGGAACGGGCCCGCCCACACTTCGGCGAGCTCTTTGAGGAGCCAGAACTGCTGCCTCTACTGGCCACCCTATGTGAACAGGAAGGCCCTGGGGTGCTGGCCGCGCTACACACCCCAGACGATGTGACCTGGGCCTACCTGCAAGATGAACGGCAGGCGGTGCTGTTCGCTCTGGCGCAGGCGACCTTGCCGGAGATCGTCAGCGAGCGGTTTGGTTGGAGCCGAGCGCGCCTACGCCGCACAGCCCCTCCCTCTTGGCCGCTTTCCGGTTCATCGCCGCAGGCTACTGGCGGTCGCTTCAGCTGGGCCCGGCTCTGGCTGCATGGCGAGGGCCTGGAGCCACGCCTAGCGCAGCTGGAAGCGCGCCTGCCGGCGGGATTTCCCTTCGGGGCCAGTCTGCCGACCACCCTGACACCAACCGAGGCCCACCTGGCCTTCTGGGACGCTCTGGAAGGGGCGGCCCTGCGGGCCCGGCAGTCCCCACCCCCTTCGCTGAATTGGCCCACCACCCTGGACGAGGGTGCCCTGAAGGCCTTGCACAGTTCGCTGGCGCGGGAAGTGCAGGCGGTCCTCCGGGGGGCGCGCACCCGGTTTCCAGAGGCAGCCCAGGCAGACATTCGCGCAGCGGTGGCGGCTGGACGGCCCGTGGTTGATCTTCTGGCCGAACTGGACGTCCTGTTGGAAGATGAACAGTGGCACGCTCGCCAGCGCGTCTGGCAACAAGTCCACGATCTGCGCGAGGTGCAGGTGGGTGACACCCTGTGCGTGAACGGTGGCCAGCCCTTCCAGGTGCGGGCAGTGGCAGGGGTCCAGGGCTTTACCCTCTCGGTCATGGATCACCAGGGAAGGTCACAGGCAATTGAGGACCGCGACCGCTTGGAGCGGCGGATCGTCGCCCAGGGGTAG
- a CDS encoding helix-turn-helix domain-containing protein gives MGVSTFHARLKAVTGLSPLQFQKNVRLQEARRLYSAGLDVGAVSRQVGYASASQFTREYTRLFSTTPRQEMAHLRVSGVK, from the coding sequence ATGGGAGTGTCGACGTTCCATGCCCGCCTTAAGGCGGTGACGGGGCTGAGTCCGCTGCAATTTCAGAAGAACGTGCGCCTGCAAGAAGCCCGGCGGCTGTACAGCGCGGGTCTGGATGTGGGGGCGGTCAGCCGGCAGGTGGGGTACGCCAGCGCGTCGCAATTTACGCGTGAGTACACGCGGTTGTTCAGCACGACGCCGCGCCAGGAGATGGCCCACCTGCGGGTGAGTGGGGTCAAGTGA
- a CDS encoding class I SAM-dependent methyltransferase, producing MRIATLDQLLDALDGLFADGSDWTRREQDDPWIRIFSQDTHPLNSNLPDANLVSWLRQGLLPSGEARTALDLGCGLGRNTRWFARQGYQATGIDLSAYAVNQAQARSNEGDVTFLEGDVLREHISGGPFDVIYDSGCFHHLPPHRRLSYLRTLEKVLKPGGLFGICTFAWGQMGSEEDDVTLLRQGHLEGGIAYTMDDLRQVFSSLEFLEGGALQVESGQTEEVFDMPFLHAALFRRPQEQQDGS from the coding sequence GTGCGAATTGCGACGTTAGACCAGCTCCTAGACGCTCTTGATGGCCTATTTGCTGATGGCTCTGATTGGACTCGGCGAGAGCAGGACGACCCTTGGATTCGGATTTTCAGCCAGGATACTCACCCTCTGAATTCCAATCTTCCTGATGCCAATTTGGTCTCCTGGTTGAGGCAAGGTCTGCTTCCGTCCGGGGAGGCTCGGACGGCACTTGATCTCGGTTGTGGCTTAGGTCGCAATACTCGCTGGTTCGCTCGACAGGGATACCAAGCCACCGGCATCGACCTCTCCGCATATGCGGTCAATCAAGCGCAGGCGCGCTCCAACGAAGGAGATGTCACGTTTCTTGAGGGAGATGTCCTGCGCGAGCATATTTCTGGCGGGCCTTTTGATGTGATCTATGACTCAGGCTGCTTCCATCATCTTCCACCGCATCGGCGATTGTCTTATCTCCGGACCCTGGAGAAGGTTCTAAAACCTGGCGGATTGTTCGGTATCTGCACCTTTGCGTGGGGGCAGATGGGCAGTGAGGAAGACGATGTCACGCTCCTGCGCCAGGGACATCTTGAAGGCGGAATCGCGTACACCATGGACGATCTTCGCCAGGTCTTTTCTTCGTTGGAATTTTTGGAAGGTGGTGCTCTTCAGGTCGAGTCAGGTCAGACAGAAGAGGTCTTCGACATGCCGTTCCTCCATGCAGCGCTGTTCCGACGGCCTCAAGAACAGCAGGATGGAAGTTGA
- a CDS encoding IS701 family transposase gives MRRHLPRWTRHFPTWFEPFQVHLHHKARRRLAALYVQGLCSVSHRKSIVPMADLVAPGDEDRFQHFITDSPWSTAALEPLLFQRANQMLGGKGAVLIIDDTCLTKSGTKSVGVTKQYSGQVGGLTQCQCLISLTLAQHDLPVPVSLRLFLPRDWTGNAQRMVDAGVPEEHQHALSKWAVAIDELDRVSPHLNFGMVLADAGYGANAPFRQALSDRNLHWSVGIYRSQKAYPADVQLLLSLKPVHGRQSKYPTPSHPRQTVEEMLADAVWHQVLWRQGTKAALSGRFAAKYVCLADGTEYRQGQHLPSQSAWIIGEERRGGERKYYACNLPPETALHHLVEGTKRRWACELTHRELKQEVGLDHFEGRSWRGLHHHALLCMVALLFLQWLRLSQPDDLIGDSVPTIRDELAAGLLPACYSRCCPCTGLFSGP, from the coding sequence ATGCGTCGTCACCTGCCACGCTGGACCCGACACTTCCCGACTTGGTTCGAACCCTTTCAGGTCCATTTGCACCACAAGGCGAGACGACGTCTCGCCGCACTTTACGTTCAAGGTCTGTGCAGCGTGTCGCACCGGAAAAGTATAGTTCCCATGGCCGATCTGGTCGCACCTGGCGACGAGGATCGTTTTCAGCATTTCATCACGGACAGCCCATGGAGCACCGCCGCCCTCGAGCCCTTACTCTTTCAGCGAGCCAACCAAATGCTTGGCGGGAAAGGTGCAGTCCTGATCATCGACGACACCTGCTTGACCAAATCTGGAACCAAGTCGGTCGGGGTTACCAAGCAGTACTCCGGACAGGTAGGTGGACTGACCCAGTGCCAATGTTTGATCTCGCTCACGCTAGCCCAACACGATCTTCCTGTTCCTGTCAGTCTCCGCCTTTTTCTACCCCGTGACTGGACAGGTAACGCCCAGCGGATGGTTGATGCTGGTGTTCCTGAGGAACACCAGCACGCGCTGAGCAAATGGGCTGTCGCCATTGACGAACTCGACCGCGTCTCCCCGCACCTCAACTTCGGCATGGTGCTTGCCGATGCCGGCTACGGTGCCAACGCGCCGTTCCGGCAAGCGTTAAGCGACCGGAATCTTCACTGGTCCGTGGGTATCTATCGTTCTCAAAAGGCCTACCCCGCCGATGTTCAACTCTTACTAAGCCTGAAACCTGTTCACGGGCGTCAATCTAAATACCCGACGCCGTCTCACCCACGTCAAACCGTGGAAGAGATGCTGGCAGATGCCGTCTGGCATCAGGTCTTGTGGCGGCAGGGGACGAAAGCCGCGCTCTCTGGCCGCTTCGCAGCCAAATACGTCTGCTTGGCTGATGGGACGGAGTATCGGCAAGGTCAGCACTTACCAAGTCAATCGGCCTGGATCATCGGGGAGGAACGGCGTGGTGGCGAACGGAAATACTATGCCTGTAACCTCCCTCCCGAGACGGCGCTTCATCACCTCGTTGAGGGAACCAAGCGCCGGTGGGCGTGTGAATTGACCCATCGAGAATTGAAGCAGGAGGTGGGATTGGATCACTTTGAGGGCCGCTCATGGCGCGGGTTACACCATCATGCTCTGCTCTGCATGGTGGCCCTGCTCTTTCTCCAATGGTTGCGGCTCAGCCAGCCTGATGACCTCATAGGCGACTCGGTACCAACGATCCGAGATGAGCTGGCAGCAGGTCTGCTTCCAGCTTGCTACTCGCGGTGTTGTCCCTGTACCGGCCTATTCAGCGGCCCTTGA
- a CDS encoding MliC family protein has product MTYRTVHYTCSGGTKLDVIYIRFATRPLFAVVNWQGKQYGLAEALSASGSRYAGLYGPAQAPNGLEWWEHQGQAELNAFTSSGKTKSLLTACKAPRG; this is encoded by the coding sequence ATGACCTATAGAACTGTGCATTACACCTGCTCAGGCGGTACCAAACTTGATGTGATTTATATCCGCTTTGCGACTCGGCCCCTGTTCGCGGTCGTGAATTGGCAGGGCAAACAGTACGGTCTGGCTGAAGCACTCAGCGCGAGCGGGTCAAGGTACGCTGGCCTGTACGGCCCGGCACAAGCACCGAACGGTCTGGAATGGTGGGAGCATCAAGGGCAGGCGGAGCTTAATGCCTTTACGAGCAGCGGCAAGACCAAATCCCTTCTCACAGCCTGTAAAGCACCGCGCGGCTGA